One window from the genome of Leptospira johnsonii encodes:
- a CDS encoding COX15/CtaA family protein, producing MIASTYSHFRKFSLFLVLYSVLIFLNLLYGPLVRATDSGLACPDWPFCFGKIFPDFDFNIFMEVGHRYYSGFLGIVLIAGAIWTAIVPELRKPFLGYFILGILLIASQVTLGGLTVLLSLDPATVNLHLLNAILFLLCIVTATFKAHNLAKFTDSNEFLTKQSLLQKDQIPLLIGVLLIFFQIILGGRVSSNYAGLACLEFPTCNGEWIPSVPEPKTQIQVQHRLGAYLVTFYVLLINLYGIFKGFSAETKKYVRTAIVLLVMQIGLGVVNVYMKLPKLVTAAHTGVAILLFLSVYAVWVQRASELSKSKVS from the coding sequence ATGATTGCGTCTACTTATTCTCATTTCAGAAAGTTTTCTCTCTTTCTGGTTCTTTATTCAGTTTTAATTTTTCTAAATTTATTGTATGGGCCTCTTGTCCGAGCTACTGATTCCGGACTTGCTTGTCCTGATTGGCCTTTTTGTTTCGGTAAAATTTTTCCGGACTTCGACTTTAATATTTTTATGGAAGTTGGACATAGATATTATTCCGGATTTTTAGGAATTGTCCTTATCGCAGGCGCAATCTGGACTGCAATTGTTCCCGAATTAAGAAAACCTTTCTTAGGTTATTTTATCCTAGGGATCTTACTTATCGCTTCTCAAGTTACATTGGGAGGTTTGACTGTTCTTCTTTCTTTAGATCCTGCGACTGTAAATCTGCATTTATTGAATGCGATCTTGTTTTTGCTCTGCATAGTTACCGCTACGTTTAAAGCTCACAATCTAGCAAAATTTACAGATTCAAATGAGTTTTTAACTAAACAAAGTTTATTGCAGAAGGATCAGATCCCTCTTCTGATCGGAGTATTATTAATATTCTTCCAAATCATCTTAGGGGGAAGGGTAAGTTCCAACTACGCAGGACTTGCATGTTTAGAATTCCCGACTTGTAATGGAGAATGGATCCCTTCCGTTCCGGAACCTAAGACACAGATCCAGGTACAACACAGATTGGGCGCTTATTTGGTAACATTTTACGTTCTTCTAATAAACCTTTATGGAATATTTAAAGGATTCTCTGCAGAAACAAAAAAATACGTGAGAACGGCGATCGTTCTTCTGGTTATGCAGATCGGATTGGGAGTTGTGAACGTATACATGAAACTCCCGAAATTAGTGACCGCAGCTCATACTGGAGTCGCCATTCTTCTTTTCTTATCCGTTTATGCAGTTTGGGTGCAGAGAGCCTCAGAGCTTTCTAAGAGTAAGGTTTCTTAA
- the cyoE gene encoding heme o synthase: protein MNNFFSDWNQMIKPRVSSLVLATAVPGLYLGSPSAPSTLLVFMTMLGTFLMSSASFIFNQILEKDRDAKMKRTANRPIPAGRISKAQAWIVGFAMTFAAFWVLYYFANLLTATCAFAALLAYVFLYTILLKPRTHQNIVIGGVAGCVGPLIGYAAVSNSLPLPAWILFLMIFLWTPAHFWALAIFLKEDYSDANFPMLPVVKGVKETGRSILFYTVLYVGSVIAFYWAEPSMGWLYMISSVALSISILYLSVKLFQNPEPKFARGFFFFSILHLFLINILILIDHSIPA from the coding sequence ATGAATAATTTTTTCTCAGACTGGAATCAAATGATCAAACCAAGGGTAAGCTCCCTGGTTTTAGCTACTGCTGTGCCTGGTTTATATCTCGGTTCTCCTTCAGCACCTAGTACACTTCTGGTCTTTATGACAATGCTCGGGACTTTTTTGATGTCTTCCGCATCTTTCATTTTCAACCAGATCTTAGAAAAGGACAGAGACGCTAAAATGAAACGGACTGCAAATCGTCCGATCCCCGCAGGAAGGATCAGTAAGGCGCAAGCTTGGATCGTAGGATTTGCGATGACTTTTGCGGCTTTTTGGGTTTTGTATTATTTTGCAAATCTGCTGACTGCGACATGTGCGTTTGCTGCACTTCTCGCTTATGTTTTTCTTTATACAATACTCTTAAAACCAAGAACACATCAGAATATCGTAATAGGCGGAGTGGCAGGCTGCGTAGGACCTCTGATAGGTTATGCTGCCGTCAGTAATTCTTTGCCGTTACCTGCTTGGATCTTGTTTTTGATGATCTTTCTCTGGACTCCGGCTCATTTCTGGGCACTTGCCATCTTTTTAAAAGAAGACTATAGCGATGCGAATTTTCCTATGCTGCCTGTTGTAAAAGGTGTGAAGGAAACTGGACGTTCTATTTTGTTTTATACTGTTCTTTACGTAGGATCTGTGATCGCGTTCTATTGGGCGGAGCCTTCCATGGGTTGGTTGTATATGATCTCTTCGGTGGCGTTGAGCATTTCTATACTTTACCTTTCCGTAAAATTATTTCAGAATCCTGAGCCTAAATTCGCGAGAGGATTTTTCTTCTTCAGTATTTTACACTTGTTTTTGATCAATATTTTAATTCTGATCGACCATTCGATCCCTGCCTGA
- a CDS encoding M48 family metallopeptidase, whose translation MINLSNSVRPYVLKLLVVLGLISFSGSSIFSQNKPGEFDAELYAQLVRQSNVQFTNLIKSKTVLTDHKGWKKPIDKAFGKLSKNSGNPPFPLVYKIVKEPSFNAFAMAGGQFCIHSGALDSLDEIIKQKEADAAQKLDFHRERYIAGVLSHELAHFYNRHVFNSVKKFYALKDEPSGKAFLENSKFSQEQELDADQTGLFLLDKAGYGGDFMLVTLQTLNEVEQSYKEALASSKADKTRPELIGSHYFSSHPSPNERLSRLKTDKQELYSFLAKMEKTFDDIQLGRNLDEARSNLEDGLKKFPENTFLSKALAVCMHKIWMATASNEELKLKPVLDMPSFRDTMVFPPDKSKRAVMRIVPGNEAAYNRALKAYREVIIKTDDPYFLSNYAVLLSYSADEKDLDVAVSVANKAFQAEGTVSLANNLGVVLFWTDKREEAKELFNRLALSIDQKIRTLASQSGNNPQIAQYLRTIGQSTAQKQQVDPDYIYENFTPILNIALVESYSAVDPKSKGLANYYLTNYDSTSGWAKVLAKIHSIELTAPTPANEVNAFKVGGVGPGDKLEDLLKNWGKPTRIKTDKKSGLEYFEYDNKETAFILDMGTVVQVNVVGDASPGLGQGITVGSSKPAAEKLLGSKYRKQGDYHDYYEKGKAFVKYNKHGKIDLLVVQ comes from the coding sequence ATGATCAATCTTTCGAATTCGGTTCGCCCTTATGTCCTGAAACTATTGGTGGTTTTAGGCTTAATATCATTTTCGGGCTCTTCAATTTTTTCTCAGAATAAACCGGGAGAATTCGACGCGGAATTGTATGCACAGTTGGTAAGACAAAGTAATGTGCAGTTCACGAATCTAATCAAATCCAAGACCGTGCTTACGGATCATAAAGGTTGGAAGAAGCCGATTGACAAAGCATTCGGTAAACTTTCTAAAAACTCCGGAAATCCTCCTTTTCCTCTAGTTTATAAAATTGTGAAAGAGCCAAGCTTCAACGCATTCGCAATGGCAGGTGGACAATTCTGCATTCACTCTGGTGCCTTAGATTCACTCGATGAGATCATCAAACAAAAAGAAGCGGATGCCGCTCAGAAGTTGGACTTCCATCGGGAAAGATATATCGCGGGAGTATTGTCTCACGAGTTAGCTCACTTCTATAACAGACATGTTTTCAACAGTGTGAAAAAGTTTTACGCGCTCAAAGACGAGCCCTCTGGAAAAGCATTTTTAGAAAATAGCAAATTCTCTCAAGAGCAAGAGTTAGATGCGGACCAGACAGGATTATTCTTATTGGATAAGGCAGGTTACGGCGGCGACTTCATGCTCGTCACTCTCCAAACCTTAAATGAAGTGGAGCAATCTTATAAAGAAGCATTAGCATCTTCTAAAGCAGATAAAACCAGACCGGAACTGATCGGCTCTCATTATTTCTCCAGCCACCCTTCTCCAAATGAAAGGTTGTCCAGACTCAAGACGGATAAACAAGAATTGTATAGCTTCTTAGCTAAGATGGAAAAAACTTTCGATGATATCCAGCTGGGAAGAAACTTAGATGAAGCAAGATCCAACTTAGAAGACGGGCTTAAAAAATTCCCTGAAAACACTTTCTTGAGTAAAGCACTCGCAGTTTGTATGCACAAGATCTGGATGGCGACCGCTTCTAACGAAGAATTAAAATTAAAACCTGTATTGGACATGCCTTCCTTTAGAGACACTATGGTGTTTCCTCCGGATAAAAGTAAACGTGCAGTTATGAGGATCGTTCCCGGAAACGAAGCGGCTTATAATCGTGCACTCAAAGCATATAGAGAAGTAATCATAAAAACGGATGATCCATATTTTCTTTCTAACTATGCAGTCTTACTTTCTTATTCCGCGGACGAAAAAGATCTGGATGTTGCGGTAAGCGTAGCCAACAAAGCTTTCCAAGCAGAAGGAACTGTTTCTCTAGCAAATAACTTGGGAGTAGTCCTATTCTGGACAGACAAAAGAGAAGAAGCGAAAGAACTTTTCAATCGCCTCGCACTGTCAATCGACCAAAAGATCAGAACTCTTGCTTCTCAAAGTGGGAACAATCCTCAGATCGCTCAATATCTAAGGACGATAGGCCAATCCACGGCTCAGAAGCAACAAGTAGATCCTGACTATATCTATGAGAACTTTACTCCTATCTTGAATATCGCGTTGGTAGAATCTTATTCTGCAGTAGATCCTAAATCCAAAGGACTCGCTAATTATTATCTTACCAATTATGATTCTACTTCCGGTTGGGCAAAGGTTCTAGCAAAGATCCATTCAATAGAACTTACAGCTCCTACTCCTGCTAACGAAGTGAATGCTTTTAAAGTTGGTGGGGTTGGTCCTGGCGACAAGTTAGAAGACCTATTGAAAAACTGGGGAAAACCTACACGTATCAAAACGGATAAAAAAAGCGGTCTGGAATATTTCGAATATGATAACAAAGAGACAGCGTTTATCTTAGATATGGGAACAGTAGTGCAGGTGAATGTAGTCGGAGATGCAAGCCCAGGCTTAGGACAAGGAATTACAGTTGGATCTTCTAAACCGGCTGCAGAAAAACTATTGGGTTCTAAGTACAGAAAACAAGGTGATTATCACGACTACTACGAAAAAGGAAAAGCTTTCGTGAAGTATAATAAACACGGAAAGATAGATCTTTTAGTGGTTCAGTGA
- a CDS encoding metal-dependent hydrolase, which translates to MATIFSHPAVPISLFFFFGKKKIPAILAIFGIFFSILPDFDVVAFKFGIPYESDWGHRGFTHSILFALVMSCIVAFFRTKLKASWFTIFLFLFVSAVSHGVLDAMTTGGLGVGFFVPWSSERIFFEYRPIRVSPIGPKNFFTARGWVVVQSELLYIWVPAILVSGTGILIRRFFLKDRSLNH; encoded by the coding sequence ATGGCCACTATATTCTCCCACCCAGCAGTTCCAATTTCGCTCTTCTTTTTCTTCGGAAAAAAGAAAATCCCAGCAATACTTGCCATTTTTGGAATATTCTTCTCTATTCTTCCTGATTTCGACGTGGTTGCTTTTAAATTCGGGATCCCGTATGAGAGTGACTGGGGTCATAGAGGATTTACGCATTCTATTTTATTTGCCTTGGTAATGTCCTGCATCGTGGCATTCTTCAGGACCAAACTGAAAGCAAGCTGGTTTACTATTTTTTTATTTCTTTTTGTATCTGCAGTTTCTCACGGAGTGTTGGATGCGATGACCACAGGTGGTTTAGGAGTTGGCTTCTTCGTTCCTTGGAGTTCCGAAAGGATCTTTTTTGAATATAGACCGATCCGAGTTTCTCCTATCGGTCCTAAAAACTTTTTTACGGCAAGAGGTTGGGTTGTGGTCCAGTCTGAACTTTTATATATTTGGGTCCCGGCGATTTTGGTTTCCGGGACCGGTATTTTGATTAGAAGGTTTTTTCTTAAGGATCGATCACTGAACCACTAA
- the amt gene encoding ammonium transporter produces MSSEKSLLDILWVLVCSGLVLIMQGGFLVLESGLTRAKNSINVAIKNVADFGVATLLFYTFGFGLMFGVTWNGLIGTSLFAPAFPVGKAWPPTFFLFQLVFCGTSATIVSGAVAERLKFHSYLFATALISGVIYPIAGHWCWGGSLTDENHGWLAARGFHDFAGSTLVHSVGGWVSLSLLLIVGARIGRFPENEPPKAVTGSNLPMAMLGGILLWFGWMGFNGGSTLGFNEKVPGIILNTIISSGFSLMVAMLAAWLIKGFPEPTAPLNGSLAGLVAITAGADCFTPIQSAIIGSIAGLFVLPAEKLLEKLKIDDAVGAIPVHLIGGIWGTIAVGIFADLNLIGNNVTRSSLLLTQLLGIFSVGGFAFGLSLLIFYLINKFFPLRVDGDEERMGLNISEHKATTELIDLFLAMDYQRKTGDLAVDVPVEPFTEVGQIAERYNLVLGAVRSTLADNEKARVEIADAYEKVRIEQDKAEKLLLNVLPHSIAQELKSNAGLIADSYPNVSILFADIVGFTKLSAVMRPESVVRLLNEVFSHFDILAEKYGLEKIKTIGDAYMAVGGLPLPNEAHPLLVAHMAWDMKELLSKFKLKKMGTKLRMRIGINTGPVVAGVIGTKKFIYDIWGDAVNLASRMESHGVPGEIQVTESTAELIRSDFALTERGEINVKGKGLVKAFLISHRLRSPEESFTDLGYSVSAT; encoded by the coding sequence ATGAGTTCAGAAAAGAGCTTATTGGACATACTTTGGGTCTTAGTATGTTCCGGACTGGTGCTAATCATGCAAGGTGGTTTCCTTGTATTAGAATCCGGACTTACTAGAGCTAAGAACTCTATTAATGTCGCTATCAAGAATGTGGCGGACTTCGGAGTGGCCACTCTTCTCTTTTATACATTCGGATTCGGACTCATGTTTGGAGTCACATGGAACGGGCTTATAGGAACTTCATTATTTGCTCCTGCGTTTCCGGTCGGAAAGGCTTGGCCTCCGACCTTCTTCTTATTTCAGCTAGTGTTCTGCGGAACTTCTGCGACTATAGTCTCTGGAGCAGTTGCAGAAAGATTAAAATTCCATTCTTATTTATTCGCCACAGCTTTGATCTCAGGTGTGATCTATCCGATCGCTGGTCACTGGTGTTGGGGAGGAAGTCTGACGGATGAAAATCATGGTTGGTTGGCAGCGAGGGGATTTCATGACTTTGCCGGTTCCACTTTAGTTCATAGTGTGGGTGGTTGGGTATCGCTTTCACTTCTTCTTATTGTTGGAGCAAGGATCGGAAGATTCCCAGAGAACGAACCACCCAAGGCCGTGACAGGAAGTAATCTTCCTATGGCGATGTTAGGTGGAATTCTTCTTTGGTTCGGATGGATGGGATTCAATGGGGGAAGCACTTTAGGTTTTAATGAAAAAGTTCCAGGCATTATACTGAACACGATCATTTCTTCCGGATTTTCTCTCATGGTAGCGATGTTGGCTGCATGGTTGATCAAGGGATTCCCGGAACCGACAGCGCCACTGAACGGATCTTTGGCTGGACTAGTTGCCATTACTGCAGGAGCGGATTGTTTTACTCCAATTCAGTCTGCGATTATCGGTAGTATCGCGGGCTTATTCGTTCTTCCTGCGGAAAAACTTTTAGAAAAACTGAAGATAGATGATGCAGTAGGAGCCATCCCAGTTCACTTGATCGGAGGAATTTGGGGAACAATCGCAGTAGGAATTTTCGCTGATCTGAACTTGATCGGAAATAATGTTACTAGGTCCTCTCTTCTTCTTACCCAGTTATTGGGGATATTTTCGGTGGGTGGATTTGCGTTCGGACTTTCTCTACTGATCTTCTACCTGATTAATAAATTTTTCCCTCTCCGCGTAGACGGGGACGAAGAAAGAATGGGCCTGAATATCTCCGAGCATAAGGCAACTACGGAGCTGATAGATCTATTCTTAGCTATGGATTACCAGAGAAAGACTGGGGACCTAGCAGTGGATGTTCCGGTAGAGCCGTTTACCGAAGTCGGTCAGATTGCAGAACGTTACAATTTAGTTCTCGGAGCGGTACGTTCTACACTTGCAGACAATGAAAAAGCAAGGGTCGAGATCGCAGACGCTTATGAAAAGGTCCGTATAGAGCAGGATAAGGCTGAAAAATTACTTCTGAACGTTCTTCCACATTCTATTGCGCAGGAACTGAAGTCAAATGCCGGGCTCATCGCGGACAGTTATCCGAATGTTTCTATACTTTTTGCAGATATTGTGGGTTTCACTAAACTTTCCGCGGTGATGAGGCCTGAGTCCGTAGTACGTCTCTTAAACGAAGTCTTCTCTCACTTTGATATTCTGGCAGAAAAATACGGTTTGGAGAAGATTAAGACCATCGGAGACGCGTACATGGCGGTAGGTGGCCTTCCATTACCGAATGAGGCACATCCTTTGCTTGTGGCTCATATGGCTTGGGACATGAAGGAGCTCCTTTCCAAATTCAAACTCAAAAAAATGGGTACTAAACTGCGTATGAGGATAGGGATTAATACAGGTCCGGTAGTTGCAGGAGTCATCGGAACGAAAAAATTCATCTACGATATCTGGGGAGATGCTGTAAATCTTGCCAGTCGTATGGAATCTCATGGTGTTCCGGGAGAAATTCAGGTCACTGAGTCCACCGCAGAACTAATTCGATCCGATTTTGCGTTAACAGAAAGGGGAGAGATCAACGTGAAAGGAAAAGGTTTAGTCAAAGCCTTCTTGATCAGCCATCGACTACGTTCTCCTGAAGAGAGTTTTACCGATCTAGGATACTCAGTCAGCGCAACTTAG
- a CDS encoding 3-hydroxyacyl-CoA dehydrogenase family protein, translating into MREIKTVTVLGANGTMGAGSAAIVAAFGKAKVHMLARDVNKAKEGIEKAISSIKTDTIRPRLIPGSYDQDLEKAVSESDWVFELVAESYEVKEPINKRIAKARKPGTIVSTVSSGLSIARLADAFDEDGKKHYYGTHFFNPPYKMILCELVTHAGNDKKVTKKLGEYLDKTLGRAVVYTNDTPAFAGNRIGFQLINEAAIKAEEYSDKGGIALIDAIMSGYTGRAMAPLDTADFVGLDVHKAIVDNLYEMTKDAAHSTFKLPGYFQKLIDKGDLGRKSGQGLYKMTKTPDGKKEKLYYDIKGDLYIPVPKFDIPFIKEANRRIGEADYIGAMNIVKEAKGLEADIARYFIARYVSYSLSLVGEVVESKEMTDLAMGTGFNWAPASAFVDFLGGPKEAISLITKAKLPVPEVLAKAKAGKPFYQLKDVLDARSLFKG; encoded by the coding sequence ATGAGGGAAATCAAAACCGTAACCGTTCTTGGCGCAAATGGGACAATGGGCGCCGGATCCGCAGCTATCGTGGCTGCATTTGGTAAGGCAAAAGTCCATATGTTAGCCCGTGACGTTAACAAAGCCAAAGAAGGGATCGAAAAAGCTATTTCTTCCATCAAAACGGACACTATCCGTCCTAGATTAATTCCAGGCTCTTATGACCAAGACCTGGAAAAAGCTGTCTCCGAATCCGATTGGGTTTTCGAGCTTGTTGCAGAAAGTTATGAAGTAAAAGAACCGATCAACAAAAGGATCGCTAAGGCTCGTAAACCGGGCACGATCGTATCCACTGTTTCTTCCGGTCTTTCTATCGCTCGTCTAGCGGATGCTTTCGACGAAGACGGTAAAAAACATTATTACGGAACTCACTTCTTCAACCCTCCGTATAAAATGATCCTTTGCGAATTGGTAACTCACGCAGGAAACGATAAAAAAGTTACTAAAAAACTGGGAGAGTACCTGGATAAAACTCTGGGACGCGCTGTAGTTTATACAAACGACACTCCGGCATTTGCAGGTAACAGGATCGGATTCCAGCTCATCAACGAAGCCGCTATCAAAGCGGAAGAATATTCCGACAAAGGTGGTATCGCACTGATCGACGCGATCATGAGCGGATACACCGGAAGAGCAATGGCTCCTCTGGATACTGCTGACTTCGTTGGTTTGGATGTTCATAAGGCGATCGTAGACAACCTCTATGAGATGACTAAAGACGCTGCACATTCTACCTTCAAACTTCCTGGTTATTTCCAAAAGTTGATCGATAAAGGTGACTTAGGAAGAAAGTCCGGACAAGGTCTTTATAAGATGACCAAAACTCCTGACGGTAAAAAGGAAAAATTGTATTACGATATCAAAGGTGATCTGTATATTCCGGTCCCTAAATTCGATATTCCTTTTATCAAAGAAGCAAACCGCAGGATCGGCGAGGCTGATTATATCGGCGCAATGAATATAGTAAAAGAAGCGAAAGGTCTGGAAGCAGATATCGCTCGTTACTTTATCGCTCGTTACGTAAGCTACTCTCTCTCTCTCGTGGGAGAAGTTGTGGAAAGCAAAGAAATGACCGACCTTGCAATGGGAACCGGATTTAACTGGGCGCCTGCATCTGCATTCGTAGACTTCTTAGGCGGACCTAAGGAAGCAATCAGTCTAATCACTAAGGCGAAACTTCCTGTTCCGGAAGTATTGGCAAAAGCAAAAGCGGGAAAACCTTTCTATCAACTGAAAGACGTTTTAGATGCTCGTTCTCTTTTTAAAGGATAA
- a CDS encoding acetyl-CoA acetyltransferase produces the protein MKDAVYVLGGEQTDFQRNWTKEGKTFMSLFREAVQDGLEKVGLTPDEIKKLNKQNRIGVFVGNFDGEQYAVQGHLGAFLTEVDPCFFGVPGARYEAACASGSVAIDAAQTKLRSKDYDVAIVVGMEIMKTVSSSVGGDFLGTAAYYEKEAKGVQFPFPKLFGKLADVLLERYKLDEKRYMGALAEISRINYANAKRNPKAQTRSWFMNNEHANARGGEFNMAVGGRLAITDCSQVTDGAALVVLANKNYAEEFAKKKGTKLSAYPKIKGWGHRVAPITFEAKVAESKGDKWVLPWTRQTVKDAFDRSGLNTKDIDVFETHDCFTSSEYAAISAFGITQPGKEHEAIEDGVIDFHGKKPINPSGGLIGAGHPVGASGVRMMLDIYKQVTGTAGDYQVEGAKNGLMLNIGGSATTNYVFVVGK, from the coding sequence ATGAAAGATGCAGTTTACGTACTCGGCGGAGAGCAAACAGACTTCCAACGTAACTGGACTAAAGAAGGAAAAACCTTCATGTCCTTGTTCAGGGAAGCCGTTCAAGACGGACTAGAAAAAGTTGGTCTTACTCCTGATGAAATCAAAAAGTTAAACAAACAAAACCGTATTGGAGTTTTCGTAGGGAACTTTGATGGGGAACAATATGCAGTCCAAGGACATTTGGGTGCTTTCTTAACTGAAGTAGATCCTTGTTTCTTCGGGGTTCCAGGCGCTCGTTATGAAGCTGCTTGTGCTTCCGGTTCTGTTGCTATAGACGCTGCTCAAACCAAACTCCGCTCTAAAGACTACGACGTAGCGATCGTTGTAGGAATGGAGATCATGAAGACCGTTTCTTCTTCCGTAGGAGGAGACTTCTTAGGAACCGCAGCTTATTACGAAAAAGAAGCTAAGGGAGTTCAATTCCCATTCCCTAAACTTTTCGGAAAACTCGCAGACGTTCTTTTAGAGCGCTACAAGTTAGATGAAAAACGTTATATGGGAGCGCTTGCGGAAATTTCCAGAATCAATTACGCAAACGCAAAACGTAACCCTAAAGCTCAAACCCGTTCTTGGTTCATGAACAATGAACATGCAAACGCAAGGGGCGGAGAATTCAATATGGCAGTGGGTGGACGTCTTGCGATCACCGACTGTTCTCAAGTAACTGACGGTGCTGCGTTAGTGGTTCTTGCTAATAAGAATTACGCAGAAGAATTCGCTAAGAAAAAAGGAACTAAACTTTCCGCTTATCCTAAGATCAAAGGATGGGGACACAGAGTTGCTCCGATCACTTTCGAAGCGAAAGTTGCCGAATCCAAAGGAGACAAATGGGTTCTTCCTTGGACTCGCCAAACCGTTAAAGATGCATTCGATCGTTCCGGTCTGAACACTAAGGACATAGACGTTTTCGAAACTCACGACTGTTTCACTTCTTCCGAGTATGCAGCGATCTCCGCATTTGGGATCACTCAACCAGGTAAAGAACACGAAGCGATCGAAGACGGAGTGATCGACTTCCACGGTAAAAAACCGATCAACCCATCCGGTGGACTTATCGGAGCGGGACACCCTGTTGGAGCTTCCGGTGTGAGAATGATGTTAGACATCTACAAACAAGTTACCGGAACTGCAGGTGATTACCAAGTAGAAGGCGCTAAAAATGGACTGATGCTCAATATCGGGGGATCAGCAACCACCAATTACGTGTTCGTAGTCGGAAAATAA